The genomic region GTACATGAAAAAAATCGAGGCGATCATCAAGCCTTTCAAGCTCGACGAGGTGAAGGAGGCGCTGCAGGAGGCGGGCCTGCAGGGCATTACCGTCACCGAAGCAAAAGGCTTCGGCCGCCAGAAAGGCCATACCGAACTTTACCGCGGCGCCGAATATGTCGTCGATTTCCTGCCCAAGGTGAAAATCGAGGTGGTGGTCGGCGATGGCCAGGTGGAGCCGGCCGTTGAGGCAATCCGCAACGCCGCCCAGACCGGCCGCATCGGCGATGGAAAGATTTTCGTCTCCCCGGTCGAACAGGTCATCCGCATCCGCACCGGCGAAACCGGCGAAGACGCGATCTGAATTCAAATTCCCGGCACCGGGCATCCCGTCCGGTCCGCCCAGCAATCAACCAGCGCTATTACAGAGAGGCTATCATGACCACAGCAGCTGATATTCTAAAACGCATCAAGGACGATGACGTGAAATTCCTTGACGTGCGCTTCACCGACCCGCGCGGCAAGATGCAGCACGTCACCATGGATGCCGGCATTGTCGACGAGGACATGTTTGCCGATGGCATCATGTTCGACGGCTCTTCCATTGCCGGCTGGAAGG from Salaquimonas pukyongi harbors:
- a CDS encoding P-II family nitrogen regulator — encoded protein: MKKIEAIIKPFKLDEVKEALQEAGLQGITVTEAKGFGRQKGHTELYRGAEYVVDFLPKVKIEVVVGDGQVEPAVEAIRNAAQTGRIGDGKIFVSPVEQVIRIRTGETGEDAI